One genomic window of Vibrio mangrovi includes the following:
- a CDS encoding peptide ABC transporter ATP-binding protein translates to MNIPLLEVSDLSKTFITRSNLFKKKIHHAVESVNFTLEVGQTIGFIGQNGSGKSTLARMLSGMIEPTTGEIRVNGERLAHKDYATRCKLIRMIFQDPNTSLNPRIQIGRILEGPLKRNTEMSPEDRQKRVKDTLLRVGLLPEHAYFYPQMLATGQKQRVCLARALILQPSIIVADEALNGLDMAMRSQIINLLMELQDEMGVSFVYVSQHLGVIRHITDKIIVMHEGRVVESGYTEEVLCNPQHIVTQRMIESHFSRIPEFGSED, encoded by the coding sequence GTGAACATTCCTCTTCTGGAAGTTTCTGATTTATCAAAAACTTTTATTACCCGCTCCAATTTATTCAAAAAGAAAATCCATCACGCTGTGGAGTCGGTAAACTTTACTCTGGAAGTCGGTCAGACTATCGGTTTCATCGGACAGAATGGTTCGGGTAAATCTACACTTGCCCGTATGCTGTCAGGTATGATTGAACCAACGACCGGAGAAATCCGTGTGAATGGCGAGCGGCTGGCGCACAAAGATTACGCCACCCGATGCAAATTAATCCGGATGATTTTTCAGGATCCAAACACTTCCCTGAATCCCAGAATTCAGATTGGCCGTATTCTGGAAGGCCCCCTGAAAAGAAATACCGAGATGTCTCCGGAAGATAGACAGAAACGGGTCAAAGATACTTTACTGCGCGTCGGTCTTCTGCCTGAACATGCTTACTTTTATCCTCAAATGCTGGCAACTGGTCAAAAACAGCGGGTATGTCTTGCCAGGGCACTGATTTTGCAGCCTTCAATCATTGTTGCCGATGAAGCATTGAATGGTTTAGACATGGCAATGCGTTCACAAATCATCAACCTGCTTATGGAATTACAGGATGAAATGGGGGTTTCCTTCGTCTATGTTTCCCAGCATTTAGGTGTCATCAGACACATTACCGACAAAATCATCGTGATGCATGAAGGCCGGGTTGTCGAATCCGGTTATACCGAAGAAGTTCTTTGCAATCCTCAGCATATTGTGACTCAACGAATGATTGAGAGTCACTTCAGCAGAATTCCGGAATTCGGTTCGGAAGACTGA